Part of the Kosmotoga arenicorallina S304 genome is shown below.
GATAAATAGGGGCAGATTAAGATTTTTCAGGTATTCAAGGCATGTAAGAGTATCAACAACGGCGTTTTCAAACCTTCCGCGTAATTTATCACTTTCAGTTTCCATAAAAAGCTCACCGGATTTGTATCCCTTAGGAGTTCGGGAGAAATGATATGGCAAAATCATCAACGCACCATTATATGAGAAATCAGGAAAATGCTTTGCAAACCATCTAAGATATTTAAGATTTTTCTGCCCCGTACCATGGATGAAGAGTACAGTTCCCTTAGCTCTTCTGGCGGGATAATATTCAAGAATAAGTTTGTTGTTTTCGGGATATTCCGATGGATAATTTGATTCCAATATTAATTTCTTGCCATCTTCAAATGCCTTTTCATCGAGGATTTTAGGTTCTCGCGAAAATCTCAGGGCAAAAATATTTTCACTCTGGTTTACCACAAATATCTCTCCCGTTGTATAATTCGTTATGCAAACTATTTCTAAGGTGATTTCATGACGACTCTATCGGTATTTCTTGGGATTTTTTCAATGATATTGTCTTTGCGCTATATAAAAGATATCACGATTTCACTCATTATAGCAATTCTAACAATAGGCGTGCTGCTATTGATTGAACCCGTGATTTATCTTAACGCTCTTGTTGTGGAAATATCTGACTGGAATTTCTGGAAAGTCATGATAACCATCTTTTCCATTTACCTTCTTGGTGAAACTCTTAACCGGAGTGGCGATGCTGCAAAGTTTACTTCAGCCATTGGTAAGATTTTCCCTGCTCCGAGAATCGCTATTTCTTTAATGCCAGCTACCATAGGTTTGCTCCCCATGCCGGGAGGTGCTATGTTTTCAGCTCCTATGGTTAAAGAAATGGCATTTGGAGATCCCGATATAACAAGCGAAGACTCAATGGTAACAAATTACTGGTTCAGGCATTCCATGGAATATTTCTGGCCTCTTTATCCAGCAATAGTAATTGCAGCAAGCATGGCAAATACTCCCTTGAAATCTATGGTTGTTGGGATGCTTCCTGCTGGTATTGCAGCGATTTTTGCTGGCTATTTGTACATGGTCAGAACACGTCTTAAAATGAGGTTTTCGCTCTATGCCATTAGGGAATTATTCGTTGCTTCATGGCCCATTATTGCAGTGATAACACTGGTAATTCTAAACCAACCTGGTTGGCTTGTAGTGCTTGTCATCTCATTGATGTATTTACTTACCAAAAGGGATAGGCTGAAAATTTTAAAAAACTCTTTAAAGTGGAAAACCTTTCTTTTGCTGTCAGCAGTTTTTTTCTTCAAAGCTTTTGTAGAAATTTCCCATATACCGGAATCTATGAGTAACGAGTTACTTTCATGGTCAATACCGCCCATCTTGGTAATTATAGTTCTACCATTTATTATGGGAATGATGACGGGTGTTACACAGGCATCTGTTGGACTGAGCTTCCCGTTGCTGATGAGCCTGGTTGAAGCTCGTATCATGTTTCCTTCAGCTCTGCTTGCTTATACTTTTGCTGTTGCTGGGGTTTTGCTATCACCGGTGCACCTTTGTGTAGCGCTTACCACACAATATTTCTCTGTTACCTATACGGCAATGGTAAGAAGGATAATTTTCCCTCTGGCTATTTCTACTGCTGTGACTGTATGTGTTTATTTTCTAATTGTTGTCAGTTAAAAATCCACACCTGAGAAAAGTATGACATTAGAATAAGGTGTCGCTTCACCTGTTCTCACTATTACTTTTGACTTTTCAAGAACAAAAGCTTTGAAATCTTCATGCTTCACATATTTCACTTTCACGTTTTTTAACAGGTTAAGAAGCCTTTGATGCATTTGAGGATTTGCCTTAATAATTTCCTCGGCTAACACTGCACTTTCGACAACGATTTCTTCAAGTAAAGGTTGCAGTGTTTCTATCAACCCGGGAAAGCCTTTCTTTATCGAAAGGTCGATAACTTTTTTTTCTTCAGGAAGAGGTAATCCACAATCGCAAATTGTTACAGCATCAGTATGCCCAAGCTTAACTATAACAGCACCGAGTTCTCTATTTATTATTCCATCTTTCTTCATTTTTCACACCTCACTGAGGAAAGAAGTTACTTCCTCTAAATACGGAAGCGAAGGTTGAGCCCCTTTCCTGGTAACTGAAATAGCAGCAGCAGCACTTGCGAAACGCACAGCCTTTTCAATATCCATATTTCGATTCAATGCAGCTGCGAGTGCGCCATTAAAAGCATCGCCAGCGGCTGTTGAATCCATAGCAGCAACTTTAAAAGCCTGAAATTCAAAATAGCCGAGCTTGCCTTTGAATACCCCGCCTTTGCTTCCCAATTTGAGTAATACATTTCTGAAACCAATTTTCAAAAGGTTGTCAACTAGATCATTTGTAGATGCGTTGTTATTTACCATTGCTCTAGCTTCTTCTTCATTTGGCGTTATTATATCCACGTATTTTGAAATTTCAACATTAATTTCTGTAGCAGGTGCAGGGTCGAAGATAACAAATTTGCCTGCATTCTTAAACAGCTTTGCGGCAGCCAGAACTGTCTTAAAAGGGATTTCGTTTTGAAGAAGGAGAAAATCTGCCTTCAGAAGCTCATCGCTTTTTGAATTTAAAAGCTCTTCATTTAATTGGGAATTGGCACCCGGGTAGATGACTATTCTATTCTCACCAGAATGAGTTACTTCGATAATGGCGACTCCATTAGGCATATTGACAGTAATGAGATGCTCTCCCAGCCCCTCTGCTTTTAACTTTCTGCTGATGAATTGTCCATTGGCATCATTACCTATGCAGCTTAGAAAATAAACCTCAGCTCCAAGTCTTTTGGAAGCGACAGCCTGATTGGCTCCTTTTCCGCCTGGAAACAATAAAAGTTCACTACTTTTTTGAGTTTCGCCAGGTAATGTGAAGTGTTGCACTCTTAAAACTATATCGACATTGTTGCTACCAATTACGGCAATCATAATTTCCTCCCAAAAGAAATGGGGGCATTCGCCCCCATCGGGTTTTTATTCCTGCATTACCAGCTTTAGATCAACGGGTATGTATATTGTTTGAGTGGACAAATATTCAAAGGCTTTTTGGACAGCGAGTTCTCCCATTTTGTAAGGTTGCTGGGCTATTGTTGCTGTCATTTCTCCTTTCTCTACTGCTGCAACGGCATCATCAATAGCATCAAATCCAACCACTATTATTTTATCCAGAAGTCCAGCGCTTTTAATCGCTTCAATTGCACCCAGAGCCATTTCATCGTTCTGGGCAAAAACCGCATCAATATCTGGATGGGCTTCGAGGATGTTTTCCATAACGGTAAGGCCTTCGGCACGATTGAAATTTGCCGTTTGTTTCGCAACAAGC
Proteins encoded:
- the rbsK gene encoding ribokinase, which encodes MIAVIGSNNVDIVLRVQHFTLPGETQKSSELLLFPGGKGANQAVASKRLGAEVYFLSCIGNDANGQFISRKLKAEGLGEHLITVNMPNGVAIIEVTHSGENRIVIYPGANSQLNEELLNSKSDELLKADFLLLQNEIPFKTVLAAAKLFKNAGKFVIFDPAPATEINVEISKYVDIITPNEEEARAMVNNNASTNDLVDNLLKIGFRNVLLKLGSKGGVFKGKLGYFEFQAFKVAAMDSTAAGDAFNGALAAALNRNMDIEKAVRFASAAAAISVTRKGAQPSLPYLEEVTSFLSEV
- the rbsD gene encoding D-ribose pyranase; this translates as MKKDGIINRELGAVIVKLGHTDAVTICDCGLPLPEEKKVIDLSIKKGFPGLIETLQPLLEEIVVESAVLAEEIIKANPQMHQRLLNLLKNVKVKYVKHEDFKAFVLEKSKVIVRTGEATPYSNVILFSGVDF
- a CDS encoding DUF401 family protein, whose protein sequence is MTTLSVFLGIFSMILSLRYIKDITISLIIAILTIGVLLLIEPVIYLNALVVEISDWNFWKVMITIFSIYLLGETLNRSGDAAKFTSAIGKIFPAPRIAISLMPATIGLLPMPGGAMFSAPMVKEMAFGDPDITSEDSMVTNYWFRHSMEYFWPLYPAIVIAASMANTPLKSMVVGMLPAGIAAIFAGYLYMVRTRLKMRFSLYAIRELFVASWPIIAVITLVILNQPGWLVVLVISLMYLLTKRDRLKILKNSLKWKTFLLLSAVFFFKAFVEISHIPESMSNELLSWSIPPILVIIVLPFIMGMMTGVTQASVGLSFPLLMSLVEARIMFPSALLAYTFAVAGVLLSPVHLCVALTTQYFSVTYTAMVRRIIFPLAISTAVTVCVYFLIVVS